From Brachyspira pilosicoli, a single genomic window includes:
- a CDS encoding phosphohydrolase: MDNKYYEIEFETIIKSKTKIYNDDITVKCQNMNGIVTYFEGKSIDIFIDEIKNNNILLKNSKFYTNVLLDEKEISDKETFNEAEYFYHIYLNCIPYSNKLKNENNDTLKKICKEKYEKRFLFLEPNVDKLKSILKSTENANIDILYLIDRILSDIGILIRTDFIKYIQAIKKSIVIGNKVDKKDMYIYNIMSSIVSYLEHNHIFNYIFDNHDFQDINMISHSNRVSIMMIEFMHYYNKEFKNRLSNKLRLEYKNKYMDKYKKVISHFESDIPIDNLERVFKFGIRKFTNTEIINFSIGSLYHDIGLLKIFDSVPMNNFLKDTDNNQDLHALKGYNFIKKTLNFQNDVSLLVGLHHDYYEYSKNNLIKQFLNNKYPDNILSFEAEDFIKGEVYAYVPSKILEIIDIFDVLLFMNSKKKEKVEDVLIYIKNKLMAEEIKLDPIILDLFINYLSETYEIKIG; encoded by the coding sequence ATGGATAATAAATACTATGAAATAGAATTTGAAACCATAATAAAATCAAAGACAAAAATATATAATGATGACATTACTGTAAAATGCCAAAATATGAATGGAATAGTCACTTATTTTGAAGGTAAGTCTATTGATATATTTATAGATGAAATAAAGAATAATAATATTTTATTAAAAAATTCAAAATTTTATACTAATGTACTGTTAGATGAGAAAGAAATATCTGATAAAGAAACATTTAATGAAGCTGAATATTTTTATCATATTTATTTAAATTGCATACCATATTCAAATAAGCTAAAAAATGAAAATAACGATACTTTAAAAAAAATTTGTAAAGAAAAATATGAAAAGCGTTTTTTATTTTTAGAACCAAATGTTGATAAACTAAAATCTATATTAAAATCCACGGAAAATGCTAATATAGATATATTGTATTTAATAGATAGAATATTAAGTGATATAGGAATATTAATAAGAACTGATTTTATAAAATATATACAGGCAATAAAAAAATCTATAGTTATAGGAAATAAAGTAGATAAAAAGGATATGTATATATATAACATAATGAGCAGCATTGTTTCCTATTTAGAGCATAATCATATTTTTAATTATATTTTTGATAATCATGATTTTCAAGACATCAATATGATATCGCACAGTAATAGAGTTAGTATAATGATGATAGAGTTTATGCATTATTATAATAAAGAGTTTAAAAATAGACTTTCTAACAAATTGAGATTAGAATATAAAAACAAATATATGGATAAATATAAAAAGGTTATATCACATTTTGAAAGCGATATACCTATAGATAATTTAGAGAGAGTATTTAAATTTGGAATAAGAAAATTTACTAACACTGAAATCATTAATTTTTCTATAGGCTCATTATATCATGATATAGGTTTATTAAAAATATTTGATTCAGTACCTATGAATAATTTTCTAAAAGATACAGACAATAACCAAGACTTGCATGCATTAAAAGGATATAATTTTATAAAGAAAACTTTAAACTTTCAAAATGATGTATCATTATTAGTGGGGCTTCATCATGATTATTATGAGTATTCAAAAAACAATCTAATAAAACAGTTTTTAAATAATAAATATCCAGATAATATATTATCATTTGAAGCAGAAGATTTCATAAAAGGCGAAGTATATGCTTATGTACCTTCAAAAATATTAGAAATAATAGATATATTTGATGTATTGCTATTTATGAACTCAAAGAAAAAAGAAAAGGTTGAAGATGTATTAATTTATATAAAAAATAAACTAATGGCAGAAGAAATAAAATTAGACCCTATTATTTTGGACTTATTTATTAATTATCTATCTGAAACTTATGAAATAAAAATCGGATAA
- a CDS encoding TspO/MBR family protein has product MKKRYFIIPIITIAICLFMGYLAGISVKADNFSWYNSLNRSPLNPPNIIFPIAWSILYVLMGISIAIIINKYIDEQDLEIKKKIKNYIFLFIIQFILNMFWTYIFFGLKSPLFGFIEIIILDILIIITIMKFKTISKAASYILIPYILWCLFASYLTFHVLIFN; this is encoded by the coding sequence ATGAAAAAAAGATACTTTATAATTCCTATTATAACTATTGCTATTTGTTTGTTTATGGGATATTTAGCTGGAATATCTGTTAAAGCAGACAATTTCTCATGGTACAATTCTTTAAATAGGTCTCCGCTCAACCCGCCAAATATAATATTTCCTATAGCTTGGAGTATATTATATGTGTTAATGGGTATTTCAATAGCCATTATAATAAATAAATATATAGATGAACAAGATTTAGAAATAAAGAAAAAAATAAAAAATTATATATTTCTTTTTATTATTCAATTTATTTTGAATATGTTTTGGACTTATATATTCTTTGGATTAAAAAGTCCATTGTTTGGTTTTATAGAAATAATAATTTTGGATATACTTATTATAATTACCATAATGAAATTCAAAACTATATCTAAAGCAGCAAGCTATATATTAATACCATATATTTTATGGTGTTTATTTGCAAGCTATTTAACTTTTCATGTATTAATATTTAATTAA
- a CDS encoding TonB-dependent receptor domain-containing protein, with protein MKRFLLLLFISIFSYDLFPYIEDTTNFENIEDTTNHFFDSYLIIRKNDIKSSKSKNLAEIIKEFSNINIKNKKVYSQSTFIINGKRLNDEEKKIYLFLYDKNNIDSIDIRYNIYDGNIIYNIVTSRYSQGEELIYKNILEGVSLELTNQKISYKKVETNSSKTYGKINVFNYNIKKDDNSLNFKLDTSGEEKGFSGRKSKNADLRTYLKSDVSFNLKPIDGISFTGKYFLDLQTDIGLIGQNETNNIKNQNIYQGGTLGVKFNPIDFIIIESMYFVTGKKDTLTITNNRYLMAQGNKTSITFNIPLASINSSIRLKGNYSYLSGENTYNLSVNNNSLPGLPKHQFNTSVEYVYGVNLNYEYALMFNVQYIGDDYNNTTKSDTDKAYTTFDLISSFNYKKTVSLKCGVKNILDIKYETIKGYPISSREYFADITVIF; from the coding sequence ATGAAAAGATTTTTATTGTTGTTATTTATTAGTATTTTTTCTTATGATTTGTTTCCATATATAGAAGATACTACTAATTTTGAAAATATAGAAGATACTACTAATCATTTTTTTGATAGTTATTTGATTATTAGAAAGAATGATATTAAATCTTCTAAGTCTAAAAATTTAGCAGAAATTATAAAAGAGTTTAGTAATATTAATATAAAAAATAAAAAGGTATATTCACAATCTACTTTTATAATTAATGGGAAAAGATTAAATGATGAAGAGAAGAAGATATATTTATTTTTGTATGATAAAAATAATATAGATTCTATTGATATAAGATATAATATTTATGATGGAAATATAATTTATAATATAGTTACTTCTAGATATTCTCAGGGAGAAGAATTAATTTATAAAAATATTTTAGAAGGTGTTTCTTTAGAGCTTACGAATCAAAAAATATCTTATAAGAAAGTAGAGACCAATTCAAGTAAAACTTATGGAAAAATAAATGTATTTAATTATAATATAAAAAAAGATGATAACTCTCTTAATTTTAAATTAGATACATCTGGAGAGGAGAAAGGCTTTAGCGGCAGAAAGAGTAAAAATGCAGATTTGAGAACATATTTAAAAAGCGATGTTAGTTTTAATTTAAAGCCTATTGATGGGATAAGTTTTACTGGTAAATATTTTTTGGATTTGCAAACAGATATTGGCTTAATTGGACAAAATGAAACAAATAATATAAAAAATCAAAATATATATCAAGGCGGCACTTTAGGTGTAAAATTTAACCCTATTGATTTTATAATAATAGAAAGTATGTATTTTGTAACAGGCAAAAAAGATACTTTAACTATTACAAATAATCGTTATTTAATGGCACAAGGAAATAAAACAAGCATTACTTTCAATATACCATTAGCTTCTATTAATTCAAGCATTAGACTAAAGGGTAATTATTCCTATCTTTCTGGAGAAAATACATATAATTTAAGTGTTAATAATAATTCACTTCCAGGTCTTCCAAAACATCAATTTAATACTTCTGTAGAATATGTTTATGGTGTTAATTTAAATTATGAATATGCTTTGATGTTTAATGTGCAGTATATAGGAGATGATTATAATAATACTACTAAAAGTGATACAGACAAAGCTTATACAACTTTTGATTTAATATCTTCTTTTAATTATAAAAAGACAGTTTCTTTAAAATGCGGAGTAAAAAATATTCTCGATATAAAATATGAAACTATAAAGGGCTATCCTATATCAAGCAGAGAATATTTTGCTGATATTACGGTAATTTTTTAA
- the ispF gene encoding 2-C-methyl-D-erythritol 2,4-cyclodiphosphate synthase, with protein MRIGYGYDSHIFQENRKLILAGIEIPYHLGLKGHSDADALIHALIDSIFGALALGDIGSHFPDNDEKYKDISSMELLKQTISIMKEKNYYLSNTDITIIIEKPKMRDFIDLMRENLSKILNTNIDNISIKAKTNEKMDAVGEGKAVAVHCVTLLEKI; from the coding sequence ATGAGAATAGGATATGGATATGATTCGCACATATTTCAAGAGAATCGCAAATTAATTTTAGCAGGGATAGAAATACCATATCATTTAGGATTAAAAGGTCATTCAGATGCCGATGCTCTAATACATGCACTAATAGATTCTATATTCGGAGCATTAGCTTTAGGGGATATAGGAAGCCATTTCCCTGATAATGATGAAAAATATAAAGATATATCTTCTATGGAGCTATTAAAACAAACTATTTCAATAATGAAAGAAAAAAATTACTATCTATCAAATACTGATATTACCATCATTATAGAAAAACCTAAAATGAGAGACTTTATAGATTTAATGAGAGAAAACCTATCAAAAATCCTTAATACTAATATAGATAATATTTCTATTAAAGCTAAGACAAATGAAAAAATGGACGCTGTAGGCGAAGGTAAAGCTGTAGCTGTACATTGCGTAACATTATTAGAAAAAATATAA
- a CDS encoding squalene/phytoene synthase family protein: protein MGTKITNKYLLDLVSRSFALTIPLLDKNKKSKVEVQYLLARIIDTIEDSMHNINDKETLITGFINILKSSSLENIKNLDNFKYIVLEKTINENDKILIENIDLVLKTFFGFDSHIKNMSISYLNEMGYGMIYYQDHSINNFEDLNDYCYYVAGTVGVYLTELVRALDNLPLDKEKAKKFGRFLQKVNIIKDVRNDFKENRIFWPKNLFNDDNIASYFQDETYKDKALEILNKMVDNAMDDFENTIKYIMEIEKKALGYRHFCLIAALMAYKTLKIMYNNYNVFSGEAIKIPKKETMDIVAKAKANYYTNKKLEDLMEIHLSEKYNKTLKEDK, encoded by the coding sequence ATGGGAACAAAAATTACAAACAAATATTTACTTGATTTAGTATCAAGAAGCTTTGCTCTAACTATACCTCTATTAGATAAAAATAAAAAATCTAAAGTGGAAGTGCAATATTTATTAGCAAGAATTATAGATACTATAGAAGATTCTATGCATAATATCAATGATAAAGAAACTTTAATAACAGGATTTATTAACATATTAAAATCTTCAAGTTTAGAAAATATTAAAAATCTTGATAATTTTAAATATATAGTATTAGAAAAAACAATAAATGAGAATGACAAAATATTGATAGAAAATATAGATTTAGTATTAAAAACTTTTTTTGGTTTTGATTCTCATATAAAAAACATGTCTATATCATATTTAAATGAAATGGGTTATGGAATGATATATTATCAAGATCATAGTATAAATAATTTTGAAGATTTAAATGATTATTGTTATTATGTTGCCGGTACGGTTGGAGTATATTTAACTGAACTTGTTAGGGCTTTAGATAATCTGCCGCTTGACAAAGAAAAAGCAAAAAAGTTTGGAAGATTTCTCCAAAAAGTAAATATTATAAAAGATGTGAGAAATGATTTTAAAGAAAACAGAATATTTTGGCCTAAAAATTTATTTAATGATGATAATATAGCATCGTATTTCCAAGATGAAACTTATAAGGACAAAGCCTTAGAAATTTTAAATAAGATGGTTGATAATGCCATGGACGATTTTGAAAATACTATAAAATATATAATGGAAATAGAAAAAAAAGCTCTCGGATATAGACACTTTTGTTTGATAGCAGCATTAATGGCATATAAAACTCTAAAGATAATGTATAATAATTATAATGTTTTTTCTGGAGAAGCAATTAAAATACCAAAAAAAGAGACTATGGATATTGTCGCTAAAGCAAAAGCTAACTATTATACAAACAAAAAATTAGAAGATTTGATGGAAATACATTTATCTGAAAAATATAATAAAACTCTAAAAGAGGATAAATAA